Genomic DNA from Zetaproteobacteria bacterium:
GCATCCGCTTCACCTCCAGCGAGGAGAAGCAGGTGGAGAACTTCCGCAAGATGATCCTGGCCACCGCAAAGGATCTGCGGGTACTGCTGGTCAAGCTGGCCGACCGCCTGCACAACATGCGCACACTGCAGTTCATGCCGCCGCACAAACAGCGGGCGATCTCCGAGGAGACCATCACCCTCTACGCCCCGCTCGCCCACCGGATGGGGATCCACTGGATCAAACAGAGCCTGGAGGATCTCGCCTTCTCCTACCTGGAGCCGGAGGCCTACCGCCGGCTGGACGCGCTGGTCGGCCGCCAGCGCGACTCGCTGCTGGCGACCAAACAGCGGCTGGAGCGGCTCCTGCAGGAGGCGCTGGCCGACCAGGGGATCGAGACCGAGGTCAAGGGGCGGCTGAAGCACCTCTACAGCCTGCATATGAAGATGCAGCACAAGCATGTGGACTTCAACGAGATCTACGACCTGGTCGCCTTCCGCATCATCGTGCGCGACCTGCAGCAGTGCTATCAGACACTGGGGGTGATCCACAGCCTCTACCGCCCGATCCCCGGTCGGATCAAGGATTACATCGCCCTGCCCAAGCCCAACGGCTACCAGTCGCTCCACACCTCGATCATCGGCCCGGAACAGCACCGTATCGAAGTGCAGATCCGCACCCGCGAGATGCACCGCTACGCCGAAAACGGCGTCGCCGCCCACTGGATCTACAAGGGGGGGAGCGAGCGGGAACACCGCCACTTCCAGTGGCTCAAGGAGCTGACCGAACTGCTCCAGAACAGCGACAACCCCGACGAGTTCCTGGAGAACGCCCGTCTCGACCTCTTCGTCCAGGAGGTCTACGTCTTCAGCCGCGACGGCGAGATCTTCTCCCTGCCGCGCGGGGCCACCGCGCTGGACTTCGCCTACGCCATCCACACCGAACTGGGCCACCACTGCTGCGGGATCAAGATCAACGGCGAGCGCTCCGACATCCGCCGCCAGTTGCGCAACGGCGATCAGGTGGAGGTGCTGACCGACCCCGACCAGATCCCGCAACGTTCGTGGCTGCAGATCGTCCGCACACCGCGCGCCGCGCAGGCCATCCGCCAGTGGTTCCGACGGCGGGAACAGGCCGAGGCGATCGCCCTGGGAGGCAAGATCATGAAGGCCTTCACCGGGGACGACACCCCCGACGACGCCCTGCTCGCGCAACTCGGCTGCGATAACGCCGACACCCTGAAGGCGCGGCTGGGACGCGGGGAGATCACCCTAGACCGATTCATCGCCGCCGCCCGGGTCGGCGGCGGAACGCCTCTGCGGCTGACCGGACGCAACCGCATCACCACCCATCCGGCCGACTGCTGCCTGCCGATCCCGGGCGACCGGGTGCTCGGCCTGCTGGAGGGGGGGCACCTCATGCTGCACGACGGCAACTGCGCCGCGTTGAGCGAGGAGCAACTGCAACACGCCTTCGAGATCCAGTGGGACGGGCAGGACGACCGCCTCCACACCACCGGCATCGAGGTGCACGACCGGGAACAGCGCGGCATGCTCGCCTCGCTGACCCACGCCATCTTCGAGGAGGATGCCAACATCAGCGACATCCGGATCGAGCAGCGTCCCGGCGGCGTCTCGCTGGTCCGGCTGCTGATCGACGTGCGCGACCGCACCCATCTGGCCAACGTCATCCGCGCCCTGCGGGCCATCAAGGGGGTGATCCGGGTCAACCGCTACCACCCCGGCGGGCCGCGTCGCCCCGAGGAGCGACGCGCCGACCGGGCGAAGGGCATCGGCCGACGGGTGCAGCACTGGTTGGCCCACCTCCCCCGGCTGGGCCGCAGCTAGCACGAGGAGGCCACCATCCGCGGCCATGGAGGCCTGCGACAAACCGAAGGTTTTGCAAGGCGATCGACGACCACGCCCGTCGATCGCCGTCGCGTAGACACTCCACGGAGGGAGGTGTTGCGCTGGAAATCATGCACCGCAGACGAAAAGCCGAACCCCGACAAGGTCTCCGCCCGCGGCGGCAGCCGCCTCCTGCACGCTGTGCCGCGGCGCTGATCGGATGGCTGCTGCTCGCCGCCCCCCTCAGCGGGGCGGCCGCCGATTTCGACATCTACCAGTCGGGCTTCACGCCGATCCAGATCGCCTGGCAGGCGGTCGCCGGCCCCCACGGCGGCGGCGCGGCCTCCGCCGCGCTGATCGACCGGGTCGTGCGCCGTGATCTGACCGGCAGCCAGTCGTTCCGCGCGCTGGAGCCGATCAGCTTCCTCGCCAGCGCCGAATCGGCCATGGAGCGGATCGACTACGCCGACTGGCGCATCATCGGCGCCGACATCGTCGCCCTCTGCCGCTACGGGCAGGGGCGCTGGCGGCTGCGCATCCACGACCCCTTCCGCAACAAGCAGCTCGCCGACCTGCAGCTCGCCGACGAGCCCGCCCGTCCGCGACGACTGGCCCACCGCATCGCCAACGCCGTCTACCGCACGGTGATCGGCATCCCCGGCCATTTCGACAGCCACCTGCTCTACGTGCGGCGGCACGGCGGCCGCGCCGACCTGATCTGGATGGACCAGGACGGGGCCAACAAGCAGACCATCGGCCGCAACTTCACCCTGCTGCTCTCCCCCGACTGGTCGCCGGACAACCGGCTGGTGGCGATCAACACCTACGTCGGCAACCGCCCCCGACTGGAGTTCTTCCGCCTGCGCGACGGCAAACGCTCAACCTTCGGCGCCTTCAAGGGGCTCAACAGCACGCCGGAGTTCTCACCCGACGGGGAGCGGATCGCCGCCACCCTGTCGAAGGGGGGCAGCCCCGACATCTACATCTACCACCGCAAACGCAAGGTGTGGCGCCGCCTCACCCGCTCGCCGGCGATCGACACCACCCCCACCTGGTCGCCCGACGGCCGCTGGATCGCCTTCGCCAGCAACCGTGCCGGCGGCAATCCCCAGATCTACCGTATGGAGCTGAAGAGCGGCAAGGTGGTGCGTGTGACCACCGTCGGCGACTACAACTCCTCGCCGGCCTGGTCTCCGCGCGGCGACCGCATCGCCCTGATCAGCTACAAGAACCACTCCTTCGCCCTGGCCACCGTCAAGCCGGACGGCAACGACATCCGCTATCTGGTCACCGGCAGGCGGATCGAGTCGCCCGCCTGGTCGAAGAACGGCCAGATGCTCACCTACTCCGCCGAGGACGACGGCATCCGCCGGGTCTACCGCATTCCGGCGTGGGGCGGACGGTCGATCCCCATCACCCCGGCCAACGAAGACGCCTCCGACGCCGTCTGGTCGCGCTGAACTCCCCGCCGGCCAAGTGGTGCTGGACAGCCCGACCGTCAGCGGCACAATACGCGGCGGATCGTCGGCGGTGAGCTTCCGCCTTCGATGCGCACCAGATGTTCCCACGGGAGGAGATTGTTCCATGAGTCGTTCCAGATCGCTGTCCTGCATCGTCATCGTCGCTGCGGCGCTCACCTTCGCCGGCTGCGCCAAGAAGGAGGTGGTGGGCGCCGACCACGAAGGCGCCGCCCGGCACCAGCAGAGTGCCGCCGCCCAGGAGCCCTCGACCAGCGGCGTCCAGGAGATGAACGGATCCGGCGCGAGCGAGGTCGCCCGTCCCACCACCAACTCGATCTACTTCGCCTTCGACAGCGCGGCCATCGACGCCGCCGGGCTGGCCGTCCTCGACCGCCACGCCGCCTGGCTGCGGGCCCATCCCGGGGTGTCGGTCACCATCGAGGGCAACTGCGACGAGCGCGGCAGCCGCGAGTACAACCTGGCGCTGGGCCAGCAGCGTGCCGATGCGGTCCGTGCCCATCTGATCGCCCAGGGGGTGGACGGCAGCCGCATCGACACCGTCTCCTTCGGTGAGGAGCGGCCGGTCTGCACCGGCAGCGGCGAGGCCTGCTGGGCGCAGAACCGCCGCGCCGACATCGTCGTGCACTGAGCGGGGGCGGCACGCCACAACAGCGCGACTCCCGACCGGAGCGGCCGACGATGCCCCCTTCCCCGGCTCCTGCCGGCGCCGGCATTCGGCGGCTCCGGCGGGCCACCGCCCTGCTGTTGCTCCTCCTCTTCTCCGGCTGCTCCCTCTTCGCAGAGAAGAAGGTCGATCCATGGATCCGCGACAAGGACATGGTGCTGGCCGCGATCAAGAAGGGGGGGCAGGAGCGCGACGCGCTGGGGCGGATGATCCAGGAGCTGACCCGCCAGATCGTCCGACTCCAGCAGAGCGACAAGAAGCAGGCGGCCCAGCTCACCGCCATGGAGGCCGAGCTGCAGGCGCTGCGCGAGAAGCAGGGCAAGCTGCTGGCCGAGCGTAAGAAGCGGCGGGCGAAGCAGCAGGCCAAGGGGGCCGCCGGACATGCGGCGCCGCGCCGCGGGCTCAAGCGGCGGATCGCCGCCCTCGAACGTGACCTCGACCGCACCCTGAAACAGGCGGCGGTGGCCGGGCCGGACCAGGCCCCCCCCCCGACGCCCAAACCCACCGCCCCGCCGGCCAAGCCGTTCGATCCGGCGGCGGAGAAGAACAGCTACAGCGCCGCCTACCTCTCGCTCAAGAGCGGCCGCTTCGAGGAGGCGAGCAAGCAGTTCCTCGCCCACCTCAAACGGTTCCCCCACGGCAACCTGACCGATCAGGCACTCTACTGGCTGGGTGAGAGCTTCCTGGCGCAGCAGCGCCAGAAGGAGGCGCTCAAGGCGATGAAACAGTTGGTGCGCGACTACCCGCGCAGCGGCAAGTACGGCGCCGCCCTGCTGCGCATCGCCTCCATCTACCGCCGGCAGGGGCGGGTGGGCGACGCCAAGGCCGCCTACCTGCAGCTGATCCAGACCCAACCCAACAGCCCCGCCGCCGAACGCGCCCGCAAACAGCTGGCCGAGCTGAAGTAGGCGCGGGAGCAGACGCACGCCGCCATCGCCCGACTCCGGCTGTTCGAGATCGTCGCCACCATCCAGGGGGAGAGCACGCTCGCCGGCACCCCCTGCGCGCTGGTGCGGCTGGCCGGCTGTCCGCTGCGCTGCGGCTACTGCGACACGCCGGAGGCCTTGTCCGCCCGCAGCGGCCGGCCGGCGACGATCGACGCCATCCGTCGCCGGGTGGCCGATCTGGACCTGCCGCTCACCCTGGTCACCGGCGGGGAGCCGCTGGCCCAACAGGCGACCCCCACGCTGCTCGCGGCGCTACTGCCCGTAAGCCCCGTGCTGCAACTGGAGACCAGCGGCGCCTTCGACATCGGCCGGGTGCCCGAAGGGGTGCGTCGCATCCTCGATATCAAAACGCCGGGCAGCGGCGAGGCGGAACGCAACCGGGTGGAGAATCTCGCGTTGCTGCGCGCCGGCGACGAGGTGAAGTTCGTGATCACCGACCAGGCCGACTTCGACTGGAGCATCGACTTCATCCGCCGCCACCGACTGGAGGAGCGCGGCCTGCCGCTGCTCCTCTCCCCGGTCCACGGCGCCGTCGAACTGCCGCGGCTGTGCGACTGGATCCTCGCCAGCCGCCTGCCGCTGCGGCTGCAGCCGCAGCTGCACAAGTGGATCTGGGGGGCGGAGGCGCGCGGTGTCTGAGCCCGATCCCCGACAGAGCGCCGTCTGCCTCCTCTCCGGCGGGCTCGACTCGGCCACCGCCCTCGCCTGGGCCGTCCGGCGCAAGGGGTGGCGCTGCCACACCATCGCCTTCGACTACGGCCAGCGCCACCGCGTCGAGCTCACCCAGGCGGCCCGTGTCGCCGAGGCGCTGGGCGCGGCCTCCCACCGCGTGGTCGCCGTCGATCTGCGCGCCATCGGCGGCTCGGCGCTCACCGCCGACATCCCCGTCCCCAAGGAGGCGCGCGAAGAGAGGGGGATCCCGATCACCTATGTGCCGGCGCGCAACCTGATCTTTCTCTCCATCGCCGCCGGACTGGCCGAGACGGTGGAGGCGGAGTGGCTGATCATCGGTGCCAACGTGATCGACTACTCCGGCTACCCCGACTGCCGGCCGGAGTTCCTCGACGCCTTCGCCGCCGCCGTCAACTTGGCCACCCGCGCGGGCACCACCGGCCGGAGGCTGCGGATCGCCGCCCCACTGATCCGCTGCAGCAAGGGGGAGATCATCCGCATGGGGCTGGAGCTGGGGGTGGACTACGGCCTGACCCGCTCCTGCTACGACCCCGATCCAGAAGGGCGCCCCTGCGGCCGTTGCGACTCCTGCCGCTACCGTGCCCGAGGATTCGCCGAGGCGGGGGTGGCCGATCCGCTGCTGGAGCGGCGATGACGTTTGGCCGGAAAGCTCGAGCAAGAGGTCCATGGACGGACGTGCTGCGCTCTGATCGGCGATGAGAAGAGCGCCTGCGACACCACCCGTCGGGAGGGGGGGGTGGTGACCCTGATCTGGGCCATGGACCGCAACCGCCTGATCGGCGACCGCCACCGGCTTCCCTGGCCCCACATCCCCGCCGACATGCGCTGGTTCCGCCGGCGGACGATGGGCAAACCGGTGGTCATGGGCCGGGTCACCTTCGACTCGATCGGCGGCCCGCTGCCGGGGCGGCGCAACATCGTCCTCAGCCGCGGCACGGGGCGGATCGAAGGCGTCGAGCAGGTCTCCTGCCTGGAGGCGCTGCGTGACCTCTTCGCCGCGGCGCCGGAGACCGAATGGATGGTGATCGGCGGCGCCACCCTCTACCGCCAGCTCCTGCCCGAGGCCGACCGCCTCTGCTGGACCGAGATCGACCACGTCTTCCACGGCGACACCTGGTTCCCCCCCTTCGATGCCGAGGCATGGCAGCGACGGCTGATCGCCACCGTCCCCCTCGGCGCCGACTCCCCCTTTCCGCTGCGCTTCTACGAAGCGACCCCCTCCGCCCGCATGCCACCCACCGGAAACCGGCCCAAATCGCGCTAAAACCAGCCGAAAAATGGTCGTTGACGGGGGTGTTTGCGGCTATGAAGAGAGGGGGTGGTAGTGCCGCAACGACCGGCGGCGCCGGGCGGGTCACAGGCGTCGAACAACCCTTCCCGACCGACACCCTGCTGGTGACCAAGACCGATCCACGGGGGGTCATCACCTATGCCAGCCGCTCCTTCTGTCTCCTCACCGGCTATTGCGAGGCCGAGCTGATCGGCCAGCCCCACAGCATCGTGCGCCATCCCGACATGCCCGCCTCCTTCTTCGCCGGGATGTGGCAGACGATCCAGTCCGGCCGGGAGTGGTCCGGCTGCATCAAAAACCGCTGCAAGAACGGCGATCACTGCTGGATGCACACCTGGATCACCTCGGAACAGGATGAGCAGGGGCGCATCATCGGCGTGCGCCGCACCACCACCAGCCAGGGGAAAGCGAGCTGCGACTGCGAAGAGGCGTTGCGGAAGGGAACGTTGTAATAAAGGGGCAGGGGCGCGTTCGGCCCGGTCTCAATAGCCCAGATCGCCCACCACCTTGTCGGGATCGTATTCGGGATTGAGCAACGCATCGATCGAAGCGGCAAGCCAGGCCGGCTTGCGCCCCTGTTTGGCCGAGGCGATCACCGCGCGCAACAACCGGTCGTTGCGGCACTGCTTGCGCACCTGATCGGTCAGGGTGATGCTCTCGTCGATCAACCGGACGAACTCCTGCTGCTTGAACAGGGTGTGGGTGAGGGTGTAGTCGTTGACCCACTGCGCAGCCGCGGCCTCACGGCAGGCCGGTGTGACGACGAAGTCGAGCCCGGCCGGGTCGGGCGGCGCAACTTCGCGGGTCTGCTCGGCCACCTCGGCGGCGTCGGGCAGAGCCACATCGTTCTGCGCGGCGGCGTAGCCATCCGTGCCGGCGCCGGCAGCCCCGTTCGCCGAAGCCCGATCCACGCCCGTGCCGTTCGCCGGCACGGGCGCACGCAACCCGAGCAACACCGGCCAGTCGACCAGCCCCTGCTGCTGCAGCCACCAGCCGACCAGCGCGCCGAAGCCTGCGAACAACACCACAAGCGGCATCAAGCGCAGCCGGGGGCCGAAGGGGGGCCGCCGCCCGCCGCCCGCCGCCGAAGGATCGGAGGGCGCGGCTGCGGCCGCAGGGCCCTCCCCCTCCCACCGCCGCTCCTGCCCTGCGCCGGGCCGGGACGCAGGCGGCTGCGGCGGCGGGCTCCCCCCGGCAGGTGCGGCGGGAAGGGTGCGGATCTCCAGTACGAACGGCTGGCCACACCCCTTGCACCGGATCCGCCTCCCCTCGGCGGCGCGCGCCTTCTCGGTGGCCGCATACTTCTTGTGGCAATGCGGACAGGCGAAGTAGCCGCGGCCTGTGCCTTCGTGCGGCCCCGTCATCCCCGGTCAGCCCGAACAACCCGGCCTCCACCGCTGCGCGGCACTACATCCACGGAAGAAGCTCTTGCGATGCGACCAGAACCAACGGCAGCAGCCCCCCGGGAGGCCGTCATCCCCCGTAGTGTTCCCGCAGGAACTCGCGGAACTCCTCCAGCGGCATCGGCCGGGCGAAGTAGTAGCCCTGGATCTCGTCGCATCCGTGCTCGGCCAGCCAGTCGGCCTGCGCCTTCTCCTCCACCCCCTCGGCGATCACCTTCAGCGAGAGGTTGTGCGCCAGCCCGATCATCGCCTGCACCACCACCCGCGACTCCTCCCCCCCAGGCAGGTCGCGCACGAAGGACTGGTCCACCTTGAGCTTGTCGACGTTGAAGCGCAACAGGTAGCTCATCGAGGAATAGCCGGTACCGAAATCGTCGACCGAGAGCTGGATCCCGCGATCGTAGATCCCCTGCAGGGTGGAGGCGGTCGCCTCGCTCTCCTGCATGATCACCCCCTCGGTCAGCTCCAGCTCCAGGTTGGCCGGATCGAGCCCGCTCTCGGCCAGCACCCCGTCGACCAGATCGAGCAGCGAGGTGTCGTGGAACTGGCGGCTGGAGAGGTTGACCGCCACGGTCAACGGCGGGAAGCCCTCTTCGCGCAGCGCCCTGGTCTGGAGGCAGGCGTGGCGCAGCACCCAGGCGCCGATCTCGATGATCAGCCCGCAATCCTCGGCCACCGGGATGAACTCCCCGGGCGAGACCCGGCCGAACTCCGGGCTGTCCCAACGCAGCAGCGACTCCATCCCCACCGGCTTGCCGCTGCGCGCGTCGATGAACGGCTGGTAGTAGATGGTGAACTCGTCGTTCTCCAGCGCGCGGCGCAACCCCTTCTCCAGCTCCATGTGGCGGATCGCCTGCGCCTGCATCCGCTCGGTGTAGAACTGATAACCGTTGCGCCCGCTCGCCTTGACCTGGTACATCGCCACGTCGGCGCGGCGCATCAGCTCGGCGACAGCGTCGCCGTCGTCGGGGAAGATGCAGATGCCGATGCTGACACTGACCCGCATCTCGTGCTGCCGGTAGCAGACCGGCTCCTCCACCGCCTTCTGCATCTTGGTGGCGATGCCGGCCACATCCTCCGGGGTGTTGATGTTGCTGATCAGCGCGACGAACTCGTCGCCGCCGATGCGCCCGACCATGTCGGTGCCGCGCACACACCCCTTCAGCCGCCGGGCGATCTCCTTGAGCAGCTCGTCGCCCACCTCGTGACCCAGGGTGTCGTTGACGTTCTTGAAATGGTCGAGGTCGAGGAACATCACCGCCAGCATCGGGTTGGGACCATCCTCGCGCCGGCGGCGGCCGGCGTGCTTGAGCATCTGCTCCAGCATCTCGACGAAGAGCTTGCGGTTGGGCAGGCCGGTGAGCGAATCGTAGTGGGCCAGGAAGTAGAGCTGCTGCCGGTCGGTGATGTGCGAGCCGACCTCGGTCAGCGAGACGATGAAGTTGACCACCTCCTCCTGCTCGTTGGTCACCGCCCGGATGGTGAGCCACTGCGGCATCACCGTCCCCGACCGCAGCCGGTGGTTGACCTCCCCCTCCCAGACACCGTCGCGCTCCACCAGCCGCCACATGTGGTCGTAGAAGTCGGGAGGGTGGGCGTTGGACTGCAACATCCGCAGCGTCTGGCCGACCACCTCGCTGCGGGGGTAGCCGGTCATCTTCTCGAACGCCTTGTTGACGGTGAGGATCCGCCGCTCGGTGTCGGTGATCAGCAGACCGTCGCGGGCGTACTCGAAGACGCCGGCCGAGAGGCGCAGCTCCCGCTCCAGCCGCTTGCGCGACAGGTAGAGCCGGGCGAAGGAGGCCACCTTGGCCTCGACCCACTCGGGGTTGAACGGTTTGCCGAAGAAGTCGACCGCGCCCGCCCGAAGCCCCTCGGCCACCAACGAGGAGGTCAGCCCCGCGCCGGTGAAGAGCAGCACCGGGATGTCGCTGCACCCCTCCATCCTGCGCAGACGCCGCAGCGTCTCGAAGCCGTCGATCCCCGGCAGGTTGAGATCGAGCAGCACGATCGCCACGTCGCTCTGCCGCTCGAGCAACGCCAGCGCATCCTCGCCGCTTTCGGCCATCAGATGCTCGTATTCAGGGCGGTCGAGCAGATCGCACAGCAGATCGCGGTTGCGCTCCTCGTCGTCGACGATCAGCAGCCGGACGGGATCACCCATCCCCGCCCCCCGCCGCACCATCCCCGCGGGAGAGGGCGAGCAGCCGCTCCAGCGAACGGGAGAAGTCGTCGTTGATCAACACGTGGTGCGCCTCGTCGGCGTGGGCCATCTCCTCCTCGGCGGCGGCCAGCCGCTGGGCCATCACCTCCTCGGAGTCGTGACCGCGCCGGATCAGCCGCCGGCGCAACTCCTCCATCGACGGCGGCAGGATGAAGATGCGGCAGACGCGCTCCATCCGCTGCGCCACCTGCTCCGCCCCCTGCCAGTCGATCTCCAGCAGCACGTCCCGACCTTGGGCGAGCAGCCGTTCGACATCCTCCCGTCGGGTGCCGTAGAGGTTGCCGTGCACCTCGGCCCACTCGAGGAAGGCACCGGCCTCCACCTGGCGGCGGAACTCCTCTTCGGAGAGGAAGTGGTAGTGCTCGCCGTCGACATCCCCCGGCCGGGGCTTGCGCGTGGTGCAGGAGATGGAGAGCGCCAGGTT
This window encodes:
- a CDS encoding EAL domain-containing protein, translating into MVRRGAGMGDPVRLLIVDDEERNRDLLCDLLDRPEYEHLMAESGEDALALLERQSDVAIVLLDLNLPGIDGFETLRRLRRMEGCSDIPVLLFTGAGLTSSLVAEGLRAGAVDFFGKPFNPEWVEAKVASFARLYLSRKRLERELRLSAGVFEYARDGLLITDTERRILTVNKAFEKMTGYPRSEVVGQTLRMLQSNAHPPDFYDHMWRLVERDGVWEGEVNHRLRSGTVMPQWLTIRAVTNEQEEVVNFIVSLTEVGSHITDRQQLYFLAHYDSLTGLPNRKLFVEMLEQMLKHAGRRRREDGPNPMLAVMFLDLDHFKNVNDTLGHEVGDELLKEIARRLKGCVRGTDMVGRIGGDEFVALISNINTPEDVAGIATKMQKAVEEPVCYRQHEMRVSVSIGICIFPDDGDAVAELMRRADVAMYQVKASGRNGYQFYTERMQAQAIRHMELEKGLRRALENDEFTIYYQPFIDARSGKPVGMESLLRWDSPEFGRVSPGEFIPVAEDCGLIIEIGAWVLRHACLQTRALREEGFPPLTVAVNLSSRQFHDTSLLDLVDGVLAESGLDPANLELELTEGVIMQESEATASTLQGIYDRGIQLSVDDFGTGYSSMSYLLRFNVDKLKVDQSFVRDLPGGEESRVVVQAMIGLAHNLSLKVIAEGVEEKAQADWLAEHGCDEIQGYYFARPMPLEEFREFLREHYGG
- the queC gene encoding 7-cyano-7-deazaguanine synthase QueC; this encodes MSEPDPRQSAVCLLSGGLDSATALAWAVRRKGWRCHTIAFDYGQRHRVELTQAARVAEALGAASHRVVAVDLRAIGGSALTADIPVPKEAREERGIPITYVPARNLIFLSIAAGLAETVEAEWLIIGANVIDYSGYPDCRPEFLDAFAAAVNLATRAGTTGRRLRIAAPLIRCSKGEIIRMGLELGVDYGLTRSCYDPDPEGRPCGRCDSCRYRARGFAEAGVADPLLERR
- a CDS encoding 4Fe-4S cluster-binding domain-containing protein, with the protein product MVATIQGESTLAGTPCALVRLAGCPLRCGYCDTPEALSARSGRPATIDAIRRRVADLDLPLTLVTGGEPLAQQATPTLLAALLPVSPVLQLETSGAFDIGRVPEGVRRILDIKTPGSGEAERNRVENLALLRAGDEVKFVITDQADFDWSIDFIRRHRLEERGLPLLLSPVHGAVELPRLCDWILASRLPLRLQPQLHKWIWGAEARGV
- a CDS encoding Tol-Pal system beta propeller repeat protein TolB, which codes for MHRRRKAEPRQGLRPRRQPPPARCAAALIGWLLLAAPLSGAAADFDIYQSGFTPIQIAWQAVAGPHGGGAASAALIDRVVRRDLTGSQSFRALEPISFLASAESAMERIDYADWRIIGADIVALCRYGQGRWRLRIHDPFRNKQLADLQLADEPARPRRLAHRIANAVYRTVIGIPGHFDSHLLYVRRHGGRADLIWMDQDGANKQTIGRNFTLLLSPDWSPDNRLVAINTYVGNRPRLEFFRLRDGKRSTFGAFKGLNSTPEFSPDGERIAATLSKGGSPDIYIYHRKRKVWRRLTRSPAIDTTPTWSPDGRWIAFASNRAGGNPQIYRMELKSGKVVRVTTVGDYNSSPAWSPRGDRIALISYKNHSFALATVKPDGNDIRYLVTGRRIESPAWSKNGQMLTYSAEDDGIRRVYRIPAWGGRSIPITPANEDASDAVWSR
- a CDS encoding guanylate kinase — protein: MSGRLFIVSGPSGAGKSSLCTAWLERDPNLALSISCTTRKPRPGDVDGEHYHFLSEEEFRRQVEAGAFLEWAEVHGNLYGTRREDVERLLAQGRDVLLEIDWQGAEQVAQRMERVCRIFILPPSMEELRRRLIRRGHDSEEVMAQRLAAAEEEMAHADEAHHVLINDDFSRSLERLLALSRGDGAAGGGDG
- a CDS encoding bifunctional (p)ppGpp synthetase/guanosine-3',5'-bis(diphosphate) 3'-pyrophosphohydrolase; amino-acid sequence: MSRIFEIAERVRSYSPNADIDAIHRAYVFAAHAHAGQRRISGEPYITHPLEVASILSRMRLDDATIITALLHDTVEDTDVTRQEIADHFGATIADLVDGVTKIGRIRFTSSEEKQVENFRKMILATAKDLRVLLVKLADRLHNMRTLQFMPPHKQRAISEETITLYAPLAHRMGIHWIKQSLEDLAFSYLEPEAYRRLDALVGRQRDSLLATKQRLERLLQEALADQGIETEVKGRLKHLYSLHMKMQHKHVDFNEIYDLVAFRIIVRDLQQCYQTLGVIHSLYRPIPGRIKDYIALPKPNGYQSLHTSIIGPEQHRIEVQIRTREMHRYAENGVAAHWIYKGGSEREHRHFQWLKELTELLQNSDNPDEFLENARLDLFVQEVYVFSRDGEIFSLPRGATALDFAYAIHTELGHHCCGIKINGERSDIRRQLRNGDQVEVLTDPDQIPQRSWLQIVRTPRAAQAIRQWFRRREQAEAIALGGKIMKAFTGDDTPDDALLAQLGCDNADTLKARLGRGEITLDRFIAAARVGGGTPLRLTGRNRITTHPADCCLPIPGDRVLGLLEGGHLMLHDGNCAALSEEQLQHAFEIQWDGQDDRLHTTGIEVHDREQRGMLASLTHAIFEEDANISDIRIEQRPGGVSLVRLLIDVRDRTHLANVIRALRAIKGVIRVNRYHPGGPRRPEERRADRAKGIGRRVQHWLAHLPRLGRS
- the pal gene encoding peptidoglycan-associated lipoprotein Pal; translated protein: MSRSRSLSCIVIVAAALTFAGCAKKEVVGADHEGAARHQQSAAAQEPSTSGVQEMNGSGASEVARPTTNSIYFAFDSAAIDAAGLAVLDRHAAWLRAHPGVSVTIEGNCDERGSREYNLALGQQRADAVRAHLIAQGVDGSRIDTVSFGEERPVCTGSGEACWAQNRRADIVVH
- the bamD gene encoding outer membrane protein assembly factor BamD, translated to MPPSPAPAGAGIRRLRRATALLLLLLFSGCSLFAEKKVDPWIRDKDMVLAAIKKGGQERDALGRMIQELTRQIVRLQQSDKKQAAQLTAMEAELQALREKQGKLLAERKKRRAKQQAKGAAGHAAPRRGLKRRIAALERDLDRTLKQAAVAGPDQAPPPTPKPTAPPAKPFDPAAEKNSYSAAYLSLKSGRFEEASKQFLAHLKRFPHGNLTDQALYWLGESFLAQQRQKEALKAMKQLVRDYPRSGKYGAALLRIASIYRRQGRVGDAKAAYLQLIQTQPNSPAAERARKQLAELK
- a CDS encoding PAS domain-containing protein → MKRGGGSAATTGGAGRVTGVEQPFPTDTLLVTKTDPRGVITYASRSFCLLTGYCEAELIGQPHSIVRHPDMPASFFAGMWQTIQSGREWSGCIKNRCKNGDHCWMHTWITSEQDEQGRIIGVRRTTTSQGKASCDCEEALRKGTL
- a CDS encoding dihydrofolate reductase; translation: MAGKLEQEVHGRTCCALIGDEKSACDTTRREGGVVTLIWAMDRNRLIGDRHRLPWPHIPADMRWFRRRTMGKPVVMGRVTFDSIGGPLPGRRNIVLSRGTGRIEGVEQVSCLEALRDLFAAAPETEWMVIGGATLYRQLLPEADRLCWTEIDHVFHGDTWFPPFDAEAWQRRLIATVPLGADSPFPLRFYEATPSARMPPTGNRPKSR